A genomic segment from Acyrthosiphon pisum isolate AL4f chromosome A3, pea_aphid_22Mar2018_4r6ur, whole genome shotgun sequence encodes:
- the LOC107884330 gene encoding dynein heavy chain 10, axonemal-like — MALNLSARTSSLDVQQNLETNLERHSRKTYGPPVGKRLVYFIDDLNLPQMDECGTQQPIALLKSIFDKQGMYDRHKCFNWKELVDICFFAAMNHIGGGRNELDTRFLSLCSVFTLPFPSDDTIRYIFNSILSGHTKSFTENIKSAVHNIINMTVHLYKLVLKKLHQTPEKFIYVFNLCHISFIINGMTRILPNTFTTTESFVRVWRNEFTRVICDRLIYQQDREMIERHLTQELESYFPSQVEYVLRDPLLFGDCRNAISANNQIRIYEDLIDYDSVFYLFQEILLEYKKYHGLLDMVLFNDALDHLIRIHRMLRMDRGHVLLIGSNGNGKKSLSKLAAFTSGIKNQPTVFIVDKVDVIEEGNLKQYN, encoded by the exons atggcATTAAATTTATCGGCTAGGACTTCGTCTTTAGATGTTCAGCAAAATTTAGAAACAAATTTGGAAAGGCATTCTAGAAAAACATACGGCCCTCCAGTTGGAAAGcgattagtttattttattgatgattTAAATTTGCCTCAG atggATGAATGTGGTACACAACAACCTATTGCATTATTGaaaagtatatttgataaacaAGGCATGTATGATAGACACAAATGTTTCAATTGGAAAGAGCTCGTGgatatat gtttcTTTGCCGCTATGAACCACATAGGAGGTGGTCGAAATGAATTAGATACACGTTTTTTATCACTATGTTCAGTTTTTACATTACCTTTTCCATCTGATGATACAATTCgatatattttcaattctaTTTTATCTGGACATACAAAATCCTTTACAGAGAACATAAAATCtgcagttcataatattataaatatgacagTGCATTTATACaaa TTAGTGCTTAAAAAACTTCATCAAACACCAGAAAAATTCATTTACGTATTCAATTTGTGTCATATAAGTTTTATCATCAATGGTATGACACGCATATTGCCCAACACATTTACGACTACAGAATCCTTTGTACGAGTTTGGAGGAACGAGTTCACCAGAGTGATATGTGATAGATTAATTTATCaacaa GATCGAGAAATGATTGAACGTCATCTTACTCAAGAATTAGAGTCATATTTTCCTTCACAAGTGGAATATGTTCTTAGAGATCCTCTTTTGTTCGGTGACTGTAGGAATGCTATTAGTGCGAACAATCAAATACGAATTTATGAGGACCTAATAGATTACgattctgtattttatttatttcaagaa ATactattagaatataaaaaatatcatggtTTGTTGGACATGGTACTTTTCAATGATGCATTAGATCATTTAATCAGAATTCACCGTATGCTTAGAATGGATAGAGGTCATGTTTTGTTAATTGGATCGAATGGAAATGGAAAAAAATCACTCTCTAAGTTAGCTGCATTCACATCTG GAATAAAAAATCAGCCTACTGTTTTCATAGTGGACAAAGTTGATGTTATTGAAGaaggtaatttaaaacaatacaattaa
- the LOC115034501 gene encoding dynein heavy chain 10, axonemal-like, translating into MKQYLNQLNKKINEIVKQSRKEMSENKRNKYSSIIILDVHHRDIIESFIINNVTFAKSFEWESVIKTYWIKSKDNLYISQCSGFFDYGYEFMGLTKNIVITPLTNRIFLTFTQALMMCLGGATHGPTGTGKTETTMAMAKMFGNICKIINCSDGLDHQTFSHFLNGICQSRIWGLFTKFSRISQKTLSVISTLLFSMKWALFGNKNENNFHEYDISINPKIGIFITMNIEEISVQKKEIDEIIKSHFRPVICLLPDFEQICFTILYSEGFLEAKVRF; encoded by the exons ATGAAACAATATTTGAatcagttgaataaaaaaatcaatgaaatagttAAACAAAGTAGAAAAGAAATGTCggaaaataaaagaaacaagtatagttctataataattttagatgtcCATCATAGGGACATTAttgaatcatttattataaacaa tgtgaCCTTTGCAAAATCATTTGAATGGGAAAgtgtaattaaaacatattggaTAAAAAGCAAGGACAATTTATACATATCACAGTGTTCAG gtttttttgatTATGGATATGAATTTATGGGTTTAACCAAGAACATTGTTATAACCCCATTAACTAATCGTATATTCTTAACGTTCACACAAGCATTAATGATGTGCTTAGGTGGTGCAACTCATG gtcCTACTGGAACTGGTAAAACTGAAACTACTATGGCTATGGCAAAAATGTTTGGcaatatatgtaaaattatcaaCTGTAGTGATGGGTTGGACCATCAGACATTTAGTCATTTCTTAAATGGAATTTGCCAAAGTCGAATTTGGGGATTGTTTACTAAGTTCAGTAGAATTTCTCAAAAAACATTGTCTGTTATATCAACTTTACTATTTTCCATGAAATGGGCACTATTTGGgaacaaaaacgaaaataat tttcatGAATACGATATAAGTATTAATCCGAAAATTGGTATATTCATTACCATGAATATTGAAGAAATTAGTGTACAAAAAAAAGAGattgatgaaataataaaaagtcaTTTTAGACCAGTGATTTGTCTTCTTCCAGATTTTGAACAGATATGCTTcactattttatattctgaaggATTCTTGGAAGCTAAAGTGAGGTTTTAG
- the LOC107884329 gene encoding dynein heavy chain 10, axonemal-like translates to MESHSPIDQVIPDVYVNNVIKQSVYMHKSAENYAKTFFKHTTRKICFTLKHLVDCAQTYKNLVKNKLNLSLIKSQQIQSGIEKIEESTLELDRINDTLLQQDLSIIQKNEMCQHLIKQISDTRILVEEIKSVVNNSTEKLNLKSEQIINTKKQMKELIDKTLPVLSTTRNLLNEINSDDLTELKSLDTPSESVVTLLECVAILRGIKDMNTWKSLSDMIEEPNFLNNLQELDANKINQRHQTQVRTKLKFLKKTIDIQAISKVECSILNFIESVLKYCHIYQDIIPLKNKINKFDKDYLNATLKLKEHEDSLENTRCTLSDLEKSLDDLSKENIELKKDNCSLKIKFEYADKVIEGLKSVHERWIIDLQNQTIIKNQIIGNCLLNASFLAYAGPFSLEYRQQIIFNDWYNHIIDLELPIDLNIELEKELIDEKVIYDLISNGLPCDKYTIQNGILMTQSNRFPLCIDPHNQGFNWIKNHEKNNSLKILSFADNDYIVHFKNALQYGQSVIFIDFENMDLDIKDLLNKNIQCK, encoded by the exons ATGGAGTCACATAGTCCCATT gaTCAAGTTATTCCAGATGTTTAcgttaataatgtaataaagcAAAGTGTTTACATGCATAAATCTGCAGAAAACTatgcaaaaacattttttaagcaTACAACTCGAAAGATTTGTTTTACATTGAAACACTTAGTAGACTGTGCTCAAACGTACAagaatttagttaaaaataaattgaatttatcaCTAATTAag tctcAACAGATTCAGAGTGGCatagaaaaaattgaagaaagtACTTTAGAGCTTGATAGGATAAATGATACATTACTTCAGCAAGATTTATCTATAATACAGAAGAACGAAATGTGTCAACatcttataaaacaaattagtgACACTCGTATACTTGTAGAAGAAATAAAATCTGTTGTGAATAATAGTActgaaaagttaaatttaaaaagtgaacaaattataaacacaaaaaaacaaatgaaagaGTTAATAGATAAAACATTACCTGTTTTAAGTACTACTAGAAATTTATTGAATGAAATTAATTCAGACGATTTAACAGAATTAAA atcttTGGACACACCATCTGAATCAGTTGTGACTTTACTTGAATGTGTAGCTATTTTAAGAGGTATTAAAGATATGAACACATGGAAAAGTTTAAGTGATATGATTGAAGAAccaaattttctaaataatttacaagaatTGGatgcaaataaaattaatcaaagacATCAAACTCAAGTACGaacaaagttaaaatttttgaaaaaaacaattgatattcAAGCTATTAGCAAAGTGGAatgtagtatattaaattttattgagtCTGTTTTAAAATACTGTCATATTTATCAAGACATTAtaccattaaaaaataagataaacaaATTTGATAAAGATTATCTTAACGCTACTTTAAAACTAAAAGAACATGAAGATAGTTTAGAAAATACTCGATGCACTTTATCAGATTTGGAAAAATCCTTAGATGATTTATCTAAGGaaaatattgaactaaaaaaagataattgttcattgaaaattaaatttgaatatgctGACAAGGTTATAGAAGGACTGAAATCTGTACAtgaaag atggaTTATAGATTTACAAAATCAAaccataataaaaaatcaaataatcgGTAATTGTTTACTGAATGCTTCATTTTTAGCCTATGCTGGCCCATTTTCATTAGAATATcgtcaacaaataatttttaacgattggtacaatcatattattgatcTGGAATTACCAATTGACTTGAACATTGAACTAGAAAAAGAACTAATTGATGAAAAAGTGATATATga TTTGATTTCAAATGGTTTGCCTTGTGATAAATACACAATTCAAAATGGAATATTGATGACTCAATCTAATCGATTTCCTCTTTGTATTGACCCGCATAATCAAGGATTTAATTGGATTAAAAACCACGAAAAAAATAACTCCTTAAAAATTCTTTCCTTTGCTGATAAcgattatattgtacattttaaaaatgctttGCAATATGGGCAATcagtaatttttattgattttgaaaaCATGGATTTAGATATAAaggatttattaaataaaaatatacaatgtaagTAA
- the LOC115034407 gene encoding dynein heavy chain 7, axonemal-like has product MVQRFKDININTSSEITTDMFLKNCLNNLHIVLLMSPGNNLRLIFRNYPGFVNKTYVDWINKWPVEALNAVVEKVLINVGYF; this is encoded by the exons ATGGTCCAGCGttttaaagatataaatataaacacatcGAGTGAAATTACAac ggacatgtttttaaaaaattgtctaaACAATCTTCATATTGTGCTATTAATGTCACCTGGGAACAACCTTAGACTTATATTTCGAAATTACCCCGGTTTCGTGAATAAAACGTATGTTGACTGGATTAATAAATGGCCTGTGGAGGCGTTAAATGCAGTGGTGGAAAAAGTTTTGATAAACGTAggatatttttaa